Proteins co-encoded in one bacterium genomic window:
- a CDS encoding YitT family protein: MRNLREWNKKLFLKINWADFLVITLGTLITAIGIVLFLAPNKIAAGGVSGVGVIFYHLFRFPIGLTMLVINAMLFIIAFILLGSEFGLKSIYASVILSVFIDVLEYVLPKSLYINDLVIATIFGNLLTGFGIALVVSRDASTGGTDIVAMIIKKYSNIDMGKALLVIDFTITLFAGIFFGKIIGMYSLLAVIINTNTIDYVLEGITTSFQAFIITAKYDTIKERILKEIGRGVTLIKAIGGYTGEERFALWVILKSPREIVKLKEIVKEEDPTAFITITHVREVLGKGFKRISSSF; encoded by the coding sequence ATGCGAAACTTGAGAGAGTGGAATAAAAAATTATTCTTGAAAATAAACTGGGCAGATTTTCTCGTCATTACCCTGGGGACTCTAATTACTGCAATTGGAATTGTACTTTTCCTTGCACCCAACAAAATAGCCGCTGGTGGTGTATCTGGTGTTGGCGTTATTTTTTATCATCTTTTCCGCTTTCCAATTGGTTTAACAATGCTTGTTATCAATGCTATGCTCTTTATCATTGCTTTTATTCTCTTAGGAAGCGAATTTGGACTGAAAAGTATTTATGCTTCGGTAATACTTAGTGTATTCATTGATGTGCTGGAATACGTATTACCGAAGTCCCTATACATTAATGACCTCGTGATAGCAACAATCTTTGGAAATCTATTAACAGGATTTGGAATCGCTCTTGTTGTATCAAGGGATGCCTCTACGGGCGGAACCGATATTGTGGCTATGATCATAAAAAAGTATAGTAATATTGACATGGGAAAGGCCCTTCTGGTGATAGATTTCACTATAACTCTATTTGCTGGGATCTTTTTCGGAAAGATCATAGGAATGTATTCATTGTTAGCAGTGATTATTAACACAAATACAATTGACTATGTCCTTGAAGGAATTACAACCTCGTTCCAGGCTTTTATAATAACAGCAAAGTATGATACTATTAAAGAAAGAATACTTAAGGAAATAGGTCGAGGCGTAACTCTCATCAAAGCAATTGGTGGTTACACTGGTGAAGAGCGATTTGCACTGTGGGTTATTCTGAAATCACCCCGTGAAATAGTCAAACTCAAGGAAATCGTAAAAGAAGAGGACCCCACGGCCTTTATTACAATAACTCATGTCCGTGAGGTCCTCGGGAAAGGCTTTAAAAGAATTTCCAGTTCATTCTAA
- a CDS encoding UvrD-helicase domain-containing protein, translating into MDQLLNGLNERQREAVTIEGGPVLVIAGAGSGKTRVLTHRVAYLIGIKKIPPHRIFVATFTNKAADEMKERIRNLIGADIRDLWIGTFHSLCARILRQEIEKLGTYTRYFTILDRDDQKKVLKEILGDIGEESSKLESLVEKISRYKTGLLITEDQFFLTVYKHYTRKLREYNALDFDDLLILPLSIFNEFPEVLEYYSTKFKHILVDEYQDTNHEQYLLIKALSHIHRNVFVVGDEDQSIYSFRGADIQNILNFEKDFPDCKVIKLEQNYRSTQKILYAASSVIRNNRYRIGKNLWTLNPEGENLVVMETEDEDEEAERVVEIIKSLKRPLGDFLILYRINAQSRALESALQRSGITYKIVGGIKFYERKEIKDILSYLKFLVNPKDSVSLERIINIPPRGIGQETLRVLKERARELDLPLFEVIKAHRELDLNPRIHGALDNFLVLIETLMSKVTELSAYEMVSFLVDEIRYYDYILRSNDPEKAQEKIENVKELIGEIRKFSEENARTLTDYVLMVSLRSDIDEYNASPDFVTLMTVHNAKGLEFPIVIITGLEESIFPHFRSKDNPVELEEERRLFHVALTRAKEKVYITYAKSRYLRRGYLEPSRFIYELPEDVVDFVGKSEVETVIEKYHFKEKKRGEFEPGDLVHHQIFGMGKVVEVYEDKIKVNFFKAGLKTLVLEYAKLERVE; encoded by the coding sequence ATGGATCAACTACTTAATGGATTAAATGAAAGGCAGAGAGAAGCTGTAACAATTGAAGGTGGTCCTGTTCTTGTTATTGCGGGTGCCGGTTCAGGTAAAACGAGAGTTTTAACACACAGAGTTGCCTACTTAATTGGAATTAAAAAAATTCCGCCTCATAGGATCTTTGTTGCAACTTTTACAAACAAAGCTGCTGACGAAATGAAAGAGAGGATCAGAAACCTAATAGGTGCAGACATCAGAGATCTCTGGATCGGAACCTTTCACTCCCTTTGTGCTCGTATTTTAAGGCAAGAAATAGAAAAACTTGGAACTTATACACGATATTTCACAATTTTAGATAGGGATGACCAAAAGAAAGTTTTAAAAGAAATATTAGGGGATATAGGCGAGGAGAGTTCAAAACTCGAAAGTCTTGTGGAAAAAATTTCACGTTACAAAACAGGACTATTGATAACAGAAGATCAATTCTTTCTCACCGTTTATAAACATTATACCAGAAAGCTAAGGGAATACAACGCTCTCGATTTCGACGACCTTTTGATTCTGCCTTTAAGTATTTTCAATGAATTTCCTGAAGTCCTTGAATACTACTCTACTAAATTCAAACACATTCTTGTAGACGAATATCAGGATACAAACCACGAGCAATATTTACTTATAAAGGCCCTCTCTCACATCCATCGAAACGTCTTTGTAGTTGGAGACGAGGATCAGTCTATATACTCTTTCAGAGGAGCAGATATTCAAAACATTCTCAATTTTGAAAAAGATTTTCCTGATTGTAAAGTCATTAAACTGGAGCAAAACTACAGAAGCACTCAAAAAATTTTATATGCTGCATCTTCAGTAATAAGGAACAACAGATACCGTATTGGAAAAAATCTTTGGACGCTAAACCCTGAAGGTGAAAATCTTGTTGTTATGGAAACTGAGGATGAAGACGAGGAAGCGGAAAGAGTTGTAGAGATAATTAAATCTTTGAAACGCCCCCTTGGTGATTTTCTCATTCTTTACCGGATTAACGCTCAGTCAAGAGCATTGGAATCCGCCCTCCAAAGAAGTGGGATCACTTATAAGATCGTGGGCGGGATTAAGTTTTACGAAAGAAAAGAGATAAAAGATATTCTCAGCTACTTAAAATTTCTTGTTAATCCGAAAGATAGTGTTTCATTAGAAAGGATAATTAACATACCACCCCGCGGAATTGGTCAAGAAACTCTGAGAGTTTTAAAAGAAAGGGCGAGGGAACTGGATTTACCACTCTTCGAAGTCATAAAGGCTCATAGAGAACTGGATCTAAACCCGAGAATCCACGGTGCGCTGGATAATTTTCTCGTCTTGATTGAGACTTTGATGTCCAAAGTCACAGAACTTAGCGCTTATGAAATGGTTTCCTTCTTAGTAGACGAGATTCGCTATTATGATTATATATTAAGGTCCAATGATCCAGAAAAAGCACAAGAAAAGATAGAAAACGTCAAGGAGTTAATCGGGGAAATAAGAAAATTTTCTGAGGAAAATGCCAGAACCTTGACCGATTATGTGCTTATGGTTTCACTGCGCTCTGACATTGACGAATACAACGCGTCACCGGATTTTGTTACTTTGATGACGGTACATAATGCTAAAGGATTGGAGTTTCCCATTGTTATAATTACAGGCCTCGAGGAGTCAATCTTTCCCCACTTCCGATCCAAAGATAACCCTGTTGAACTTGAAGAAGAGAGAAGGCTTTTTCACGTTGCATTAACAAGAGCAAAGGAAAAAGTCTATATAACTTATGCCAAGTCAAGGTACTTGCGAAGAGGATATCTTGAACCCTCCCGGTTTATATACGAATTACCTGAGGATGTAGTGGATTTTGTAGGAAAATCAGAGGTAGAAACTGTTATTGAGAAGTACCATTTTAAAGAAAAAAAGAGAGGTGAATTTGAGCCTGGTGATTTAGTCCATCACCAGATTTTTGGTATGGGAAAGGTTGTCGAAGTTTACGAGGACAAAATAAAGGTTAACTTCTTTAAAGCGGGTTTAAAAACGTTGGTGCTTGAATATGCGAAACTTGAGAGAGTGGAATAA
- a CDS encoding class II fructose-bisphosphate aldolase translates to MPLLPMKDLLTEADKGNYAVGAFNINNLEFFQAIMEAAEEENSPVIIAVSEGAIKYAGIEFIEAIVSAGVKKYKIPFALHLDHGKDFQKIMLAIRHGFTSIMIDVSDKPFEENVRITQEVIRVARPLNITVEAELGRLMGKEEEVESLTAIYTEPNEALKFVELTNCDALAIACGTSHGAYKFKGEPKLDIERIKKIKELVGIPLVLHGASGVSEDMVNEANSLGFRLSGAKGVPDSEIKNAISAGIRKINIDTDLRISYLIGFMKKVRENPSDIDPRTHLKEAKLRVKEKVKEKIRLFGSQGKA, encoded by the coding sequence ATGCCGCTTTTACCTATGAAAGATCTCCTTACAGAAGCAGATAAGGGAAATTATGCTGTAGGGGCTTTCAATATCAACAACTTGGAATTTTTCCAGGCAATTATGGAAGCTGCCGAAGAAGAAAATTCTCCTGTTATTATTGCTGTTTCTGAAGGTGCGATCAAATATGCAGGAATTGAATTTATTGAAGCCATTGTGAGTGCAGGTGTTAAAAAGTATAAGATTCCTTTCGCCTTACACCTTGACCATGGCAAGGATTTTCAAAAAATTATGCTTGCTATAAGACATGGCTTTACATCCATCATGATTGATGTCTCTGATAAGCCCTTTGAAGAAAATGTGAGGATAACTCAGGAGGTGATAAGGGTAGCAAGACCATTAAACATCACCGTCGAAGCAGAACTGGGAAGATTAATGGGTAAAGAAGAAGAGGTTGAAAGTTTAACAGCAATCTATACCGAACCTAATGAGGCCCTTAAATTTGTTGAACTCACAAATTGCGACGCCCTTGCGATCGCCTGTGGTACTTCTCATGGTGCCTATAAGTTTAAGGGTGAACCAAAACTTGACATTGAAAGAATCAAAAAAATTAAAGAACTGGTGGGTATTCCGCTGGTTTTGCACGGTGCTTCGGGTGTGTCAGAGGATATGGTTAATGAAGCCAATTCTCTCGGTTTTAGGCTTTCGGGAGCGAAAGGTGTGCCGGATTCAGAAATTAAGAATGCAATTTCAGCAGGTATAAGAAAAATAAACATAGATACCGATTTAAGAATCAGCTACCTTATTGGATTTATGAAAAAAGTCAGGGAAAATCCTTCCGATATAGATCCAAGGACACATTTAAAAGAAGCCAAATTGAGGGTTAAAGAAAAGGTAAAAGAAAAAATCAGATTATTTGGCTCGCAAGGCAAGGCTTAA
- a CDS encoding ATP-dependent 6-phosphofructokinase: MAIKKVGLVTAGGDAPGMNACLRFLMKGLIDEHYEVFGIYKGYKGLIEKNYKKLSKRDAGGIIQRGGTILGTSRYPDFVKKEIQKIAVMNLEEMGLDAIVVIGGDGSMHGAHALSQMGVKVLGIPASIDNDIYGTDETLGADTALNTIVKSIDIIKDTASSLDRAFIIEVMGHTSGYLALNASVSTGAEACFIPEYKTDIDEVVKRLNQRFIEGRSNSIIIVAEGYSSGYKVKELLEKKGIKYELRVTVLGHLQRGGSPTFRDRRLALEFASHAIELIKKEKFGVMIAKKESLITEVPLEEVVSHKKTLEASLLKMMDTIKWED; the protein is encoded by the coding sequence ATGGCTATAAAAAAAGTCGGTTTAGTAACCGCAGGGGGTGACGCCCCCGGCATGAATGCATGTCTCAGATTTTTGATGAAGGGGCTAATTGACGAGCATTACGAAGTCTTTGGGATTTACAAAGGTTATAAGGGTTTAATCGAGAAAAATTATAAAAAGCTTTCCAAGAGGGATGCGGGTGGAATAATCCAGAGAGGTGGGACCATTCTTGGTACATCGAGGTATCCTGATTTTGTGAAAAAAGAAATTCAAAAGATTGCGGTGATGAATTTGGAAGAGATGGGATTGGACGCAATCGTCGTTATCGGTGGTGATGGTTCCATGCACGGTGCACATGCCCTTAGTCAAATGGGTGTAAAGGTCTTAGGCATTCCTGCTTCTATCGACAATGATATCTATGGAACCGATGAAACTCTCGGTGCAGATACAGCGCTAAATACTATCGTCAAGTCCATTGACATTATAAAGGACACAGCCTCTTCTCTTGATAGAGCCTTCATAATAGAAGTCATGGGACATACATCAGGATATTTAGCCCTCAATGCTTCGGTATCTACCGGTGCAGAGGCCTGTTTCATACCCGAGTATAAAACTGACATCGACGAAGTTGTAAAGAGGTTGAATCAAAGATTTATAGAGGGAAGATCCAATTCTATTATAATCGTTGCTGAAGGCTATAGTTCTGGATATAAAGTTAAGGAATTACTCGAGAAAAAAGGCATAAAATATGAATTGAGAGTCACGGTTTTGGGGCATCTTCAAAGGGGCGGGTCCCCCACATTTCGCGATAGAAGACTTGCCCTGGAATTCGCAAGCCATGCTATCGAACTTATCAAAAAAGAAAAATTTGGGGTAATGATTGCGAAAAAAGAGAGTCTCATTACTGAAGTCCCGCTCGAGGAAGTTGTTTCTCATAAAAAGACCCTTGAGGCATCACTTTTAAAAATGATGGATACTATAAAGTGGGAGGATTAA